Proteins encoded within one genomic window of Saccharopolyspora pogona:
- a CDS encoding IS630 family transposase, giving the protein MAKRGSKGLATRRRGRKPGEQKALSARRQRKLRYAVAEHTPAAFGLTGLVWTRKTVAELIRVRHGIVLSLRTVGNYLRSWGLSPQKPIRRAYEQDPESVRRWLEADYPAIAARARREGAVVLWLDQTGIRSDAAVGATWAPVGKTPVVGKTGKRFSVNAMCAIGNKGELYFTVYTGSFNAGVFLPFLDRLVGHLDRKVHLIVDGHPVHRRKTVRQWIANHTKAIEMDFLPGYSPELNPDEILNANLKRTVSTGTAPRSRDELERAVRSFLHRLQKLPDRVRSYFGKPEVRYAA; this is encoded by the coding sequence GTGGCAAAACGCGGCTCGAAGGGTCTTGCCACGCGTCGCCGAGGTCGCAAGCCCGGCGAGCAGAAAGCGTTGAGTGCCCGCCGGCAGCGCAAGCTGCGGTATGCGGTGGCCGAGCACACCCCAGCGGCGTTCGGGCTGACCGGCCTGGTGTGGACCCGCAAGACGGTGGCCGAGCTGATCCGGGTACGGCACGGCATCGTGTTGAGCCTGCGCACCGTCGGCAACTACCTACGCTCCTGGGGTCTGTCACCGCAGAAACCGATCCGCAGGGCCTACGAGCAGGACCCCGAATCCGTACGCCGATGGCTGGAAGCCGACTACCCGGCCATCGCCGCCCGCGCCCGCCGCGAGGGCGCCGTGGTGCTGTGGCTGGACCAGACCGGGATCCGCTCCGACGCCGCCGTCGGCGCCACCTGGGCACCGGTGGGCAAGACCCCGGTGGTCGGCAAGACGGGTAAACGGTTCAGCGTGAACGCCATGTGCGCGATCGGTAACAAGGGCGAACTGTACTTCACCGTCTACACCGGCTCGTTCAACGCCGGCGTGTTCCTGCCGTTCCTGGACCGTCTGGTCGGCCACCTGGACCGCAAGGTCCACCTGATCGTCGACGGTCACCCTGTCCACCGCCGCAAGACCGTCCGGCAATGGATCGCCAACCACACCAAGGCGATCGAGATGGACTTCCTGCCCGGATACAGCCCCGAGCTCAACCCGGACGAGATCCTGAACGCCAACCTCAAACGGACCGTATCTACCGGCACAGCACCGAGATCCCGGGACGAGTTGGAACGAGCGGTCCGCTCCTTCCTCCACCGACTCCAGAAGTTGCCTGACCGAGTTCGCTCCTACTTCGGCAAACCCGAAGTCCGCTACGCCGCCTGA